The DNA segment TCAAAACAAATGAAAAATTTTGTTTAGGGCAGAATACAGCATTCATTGTTCCCAAAATCAATTGGCGGTTTTTATACTATCAATTGCTTTCTCCTCAAGTTCGCACTCAAATTGAAAGCCTTGTTGTTGGCGCCGTTCAAAAAACAATTAGTCTTAAAAATATAAAGAGCTTAGAGATTGCGACCCCCAGTAAATCTGAACAAAAAGCCATAGCCCACATCCTCGGCACGCTAGACGACAAGATCGAGCTGAACCGGCGCATGAATGAGACGCTGGAGGCCATGGCACAGGCGTTGTTCAAGAGTTGGTTCGTGGACTTCGATCCGGTCAAGGCGAAGATGGAAGGCAGGCAGCCCGAAGGCATGGATGCGGAAACAGCGGCCCTCTTCCCCGACAAGCTGGTGGAGTCCGAACTTGGGCTGATTCCTGAGGGGTGGGGAGTTGGGCAAATCGGAAACGAAGTAACCGTAGTTGGAGGTAGTACGCCTTCAACCAAGAAGCCGGGATATTGGGATGGGGGGACAGTCCACTGGACAACGCCCAAGGATCTTTCGGGAAGCAGTGATAAAATAATAATTGAAACAGCTAGAAAGATTACGGAAGAGGGGCTGCAAAAAATTCATTCTGGCCTATTGCCTGTTGATACGGTGTTGCTTTCTTCTCGTGCTCCTGTTGGCTATCTCGCATTAGCAAAAGTGCCGATCGCAATTAATCAGGGTTATATAGGAATGAAATGTGAGAAAGCTCTTTCCCCCGAATATGTTCTTCAATGGTGTGTTTCCGTTATGGATAAAATCCTACAGAGAGCCAGTGGGACCACGTTCGCTGAAATCAGCAAGAAAAACTTCAAACCTATAGCCGTGGTGGTGCCTTTCGCACAACTGATTAAAATATATTCTAAAATCGTCTCGGACATTTATTCAAAGATCGAAAACAACCTTAGAGAGAACTCTGAGCTTTCAAACGTTAGGGATACGTTGTTGCCCGAACTTATCTCAGGCAAATTAAATGTGAGTGATTGGCAATGAACCTTACCCGTTTTGAAGCTAGGTCTGGGCAGGTTATCGATAACAGTTCGCTTGCGCACCTAGGAGATCAAATAAAACGTTTAGAACTTGCGATTAGAGAAGATGACCCTTCGCTTGTGCTTGATACAGCAAAATCATTCCTCGAAAGCACTTTTAAAACAATACTGGAAGACTATGGGAAAGCAGTAGGGAAAAAAGAAGACTTAACAGAGCTGTATAAGAAGGTACTTGAGGTTATCGTATTAAATCATGATGATGATGCAAACATAAAATTATCCCAACTGAGTAAAGGAGTGGTTCATTGGTTAGGCCAACTCCGTAATGCCTATGGTGGAGCCTCGCATGGCAAGGATGGCCAATTCGACAATCCCATCAATATGCCAGAAGCTGAAATGGTAGCTCAATTTGCTGATGGTTTGGGTTGTTTTCTTATTAGAAAAAAACAACTTCTTGCTGATCCAATCGAAAGACAGCGTTTGCACTACACTGATTATCAAGAGTTTAATGATTATTTGGATATGACCAGAGATGGCTACGACTTAGGGATAGATCAAATGGGGCCGTTGCCCTACAGCCGGATACTATTCAACATTGATGAAGCCGCATATAAGGAACTTCTGATTCAGTTCATGTCAGAAGAAAATGACAACTAACGGTAGCTCCCCCATGATTAACGAAGACGCTCTCGAAAAACTCGCCATCAGTTGGTTTGAAGACGAAGGCTACACCAACGTTCACGGCCCGGACTTGAACCCCGAGGTGGACGGGAGCGGGGCGCGGGCGCGGCTGGATGACGTGTTGTTGCTTAACCCGTTGCGTGCGGCCATCGAGCGGATTAATCCCCAGCTTCCGGCAAGCACGGTTGACGAGGTGCTCCATCTGGTTCAGAAGCTGTCCCACCCGATCACGGTCAAGGCAAACCAGGAATTTCATCGGCTACTCCGCGAGGGCGTGGATGTCAGCTACAAGCGGGACGGGGAGAACGTCGAAGACCGCGCCTTCCTCATTGATTTTCACGACGTAAACGCCAACACGTTCTGGATTGTGGATCAGCTCACCATCCGGGGAAGCAAGGGCAATCGTCGTCCCGACCTGATCGTGTATCTCAACGGCCTGCCGCTGGCCGTCATCGAGTTGAAGTCCCCTGTCAAAGAAGACGTTGGCGTTGACGAGGCCTTTCATCAGCTCCAGACCTACAAGCAGGAGTTGGTGGACCTTGCCATGTTCAACGAGGCGCTGGTGGCCTCGGACGGCATCCAGGCCCGTGTGGGTTCCCTGACCGCCAATCGTGAATGGTTCCTGCCATGGCGTGCCGTAAAGTCGGAAGAGGACCGCCCGTCCTTCGAGTATGAACTCAAGGGCATTGTGAAAGGCTTCTTCGATCGGACGTTGCTCCTGGAATACATCCGCGATTTCGTCCTGTTCGAGGCGGACGATTCCAGCACGATCAAGAAGATCGCCAGCTACCACCAGTTCCACGGCGTACGCCAAGCCGTGGCCGCAGCCGTGAAAGCGGCTTCGGAACATGCACCGAACGAGCTGAAAGGGCGCGGCGGCGTCATCTGGCACACGCAGGGTTCCGGCAAATCCATCTCCATGTGCTGTCTCGCCGGAAAACTCATCCGCCATCCCGATTTGGCCAACCCGACCCTCGTTGTTATCACCGACCGAAACGACCTGGACGGGCAGCTCTACGAGACTTTCTGCAAGGCCGGTGATCTGCTGGCCGACAGTCCGATACAGGCGGACGATCGGGGCGAACTCCGCCAAATTCTCAACGAGAAGCAGTCCGGTGGCATCGTCTTTACCACCATCCAGAAATTTTCCCTCGACAAGGACGAGACCAAATTCCCGGTCTTGTCCGACCGCCGGAACATCATCGTCATCGCCGACGAGTGCCACCGCTCCCAGTACGGCTTCAAGGGCAAGCTGGATGAAAAGCGGAATGCGTTCGTTGCCGGGTATGCCCAGCACATGCGCGACGCCTTGCCCAACGCCACGTTCACCGGCTTCACCGGCACGCCCATATCCCAAGAGGACAAGAACACCCAGGCGGTGTTTGGCGAATACGTCAGTATCTACGACATCGAGCAGGCCCA comes from the Pseudodesulfovibrio piezophilus C1TLV30 genome and includes:
- a CDS encoding restriction endonuclease subunit S translates to MGSRGKVRSEEVQSNNWRTSRLEELATVIDSRHKTPKYSEDGLPMVRVVDVKAGPIDLSNAVKVTQEVYEDFSKGRDPEIGDLIISRVGSYGNICYVKTNEKFCLGQNTAFIVPKINWRFLYYQLLSPQVRTQIESLVVGAVQKTISLKNIKSLEIATPSKSEQKAIAHILGTLDDKIELNRRMNETLEAMAQALFKSWFVDFDPVKAKMEGRQPEGMDAETAALFPDKLVESELGLIPEGWGVGQIGNEVTVVGGSTPSTKKPGYWDGGTVHWTTPKDLSGSSDKIIIETARKITEEGLQKIHSGLLPVDTVLLSSRAPVGYLALAKVPIAINQGYIGMKCEKALSPEYVLQWCVSVMDKILQRASGTTFAEISKKNFKPIAVVVPFAQLIKIYSKIVSDIYSKIENNLRENSELSNVRDTLLPELISGKLNVSDWQ
- a CDS encoding abortive infection family protein — protein: MNLTRFEARSGQVIDNSSLAHLGDQIKRLELAIREDDPSLVLDTAKSFLESTFKTILEDYGKAVGKKEDLTELYKKVLEVIVLNHDDDANIKLSQLSKGVVHWLGQLRNAYGGASHGKDGQFDNPINMPEAEMVAQFADGLGCFLIRKKQLLADPIERQRLHYTDYQEFNDYLDMTRDGYDLGIDQMGPLPYSRILFNIDEAAYKELLIQFMSEENDN